The DNA segment ATTTCTTGCGTTACAAAGCGATCGCAATCACTGACGAATGCTCTGTTGCAGGTATCGTACGTGCTCACACTGCAATTAAAGATCATAAGCTTAGAATAAAACAAATCGTTGGCAGCATGCTTTGGCTCAACCAGGAGTGTCAGGTGATCTTACTCTGCCCATCCCGAGAAGCTTATGCGGAATTATGTCGTATCATAACCAATGCGCGCCGCAGAGCTGAGAAAGGCAGCTACGAATTATCAGAGTGGGATTTAATGTCAATAAAGCACTGCTTGGTTATTTGGCTACCGCAAAATAAAGAGTGTGACGAATACTGGGTGCAATGGCTAAATCAGCATCATTCTGCAAGGCTATGGCTAGGTGTTCAACGCCATCTCAACAACGGAGAAGAGGCTTATATCGAACACTGCAAAAGGCTTTCTCGGGAATGGCAGATACCGATTACTGCTTGTGGTGGTGTTCTCTACCATTCCGCTGATCGTTTGCCTTTACAGCACACCCTCACAGCGATTAAACAAGGTTGTAGTGTTGATGAGCTAGGCCACCAGCTGACTCCTAACTGTGAGCAAGCTCTACGTAACCTGGAAAAACTGGCTCACCTTTTCCCTAAAGAGTGGCGAGAAGAAGCCAATCACCTTGCAGATCTCTGCGAGTTTGAGCTGAAGTCACTTAAGTATGAATACCCTAGTGAACTCGTACCCAATAGCTATACACCCATGCAGTACTTACGAGCACTCGTCGCTAATGGCGAGCGCATTCGCTTTCCTAAAGGGGTTCCATCCGATATTCGTCAAACCATTGATAAAGAGCTGGCCCTCATCGAAGAGGTTAAATATCCCTACTACTTTTTAACCATTCATGACCTCGTCATGTTTGCAAAGCGTGAAGGAATTTTTTATCAAGGACGAGGGTCAGCAGCCAATTCCGTCGTCTGCTATTGTTTAGAAATTACCTCTGTCGATCCTCGTCAAATCTCGGTTCTCTTCGAACGATTCATCAGTAAAGAGCGAGATGAGCCGCCTGATATTGATGTCGACTTTGAACATGAGCGCCGAGAAGAGGTCATTCAATACATCTATAAAAAATATGGTCGTGAGCGTGCAGCGCTTGCGGCTACGGTGATCTCGTACCGTTTTAAAAGTGCAGTTAGGGATGTCGGTAAGGCTCTTGGTATCAATGAGACTCAGTTGGATTATTTTATAAAAAACGTCGACCGTCGTGATCGAAGTGCTGGCTGGCAAGGGCAAATCATTCAATTAGGGCTAGACCCTAGTACACTCAAAGGCCAACAATTCATTGCTTTGGTCAATGAAATATTGGGTTTTCCTCGTCACTTATCACAACATGTCGGTGGTTTTGTGATCTCTTCTGGCCCCTTATATGAACTCGTTCCTGTAGAAAATGCGGCTATGGATGAGAGAACCGTTATTCAGTGGGATAAAGACGATCTAGAGAGCCTTGGGCTGCTCAAGGTTGATGTGCTTGCCCTAGGTATGCTTTCGGCAATCCGCAAATGTTTCGCTCTTGTGCATCAGCACTATGGACATCGGCTGACGATTGCAGACATTACTCGCAAACACGATGATCCTGATGTCTACAACATGATCCAGAAAGCCGATACCGTTGGGGTATTTCAGATTGAGTCTAGAGCTCAAATGAGTATGTTGCCTCGATTAAGGCCGCAAACTTATTATGATTTAGTGATTCAGATTGCGATCGTGCGACCAGGGCCAATTCAAGGGGATATGGTACATCCTTTTTTAAAGCGTCGTAATAGGCTTGAACCCGTCTCTTATCCTTCAGAAGAAGTGAAGAGTGTGCTTTCCCGTACAATGGGGGTACCTATTTTCCAAGAACAAGTCATCAAGCTTGCTATGGTAGCCGCAGGGTTCACAGGAGGTGAGGCAGACCAACTACGCCGAGCAATGGCGGCGTGGAAGAAAAACGGCAACCTTGCAAAATTTGAGCAAAAGTTAATTGATGGGATGAAGGCGCGCGGTTACGAAGAGGCATTCGCCAAACAACTGTTTCAGCAAATTTGCGGGTTTGGTGAATATGGATTTCCTGAAAGTCACTCTGCCTCCTTTGCGGTACTTGCTTATTGCTCTGCTTGGTTAAAATTTCACTACTCTACGGCATTTTACACTGCGCTTCTCAATAGCCTGCCAATGGGATTTTATAGTCCATCACAACTGATTCAAGATGCGCAACGCCATCACATCAACGTATTCCCAGTATGTGTGAATCAATCGACCTATGATCACCGCTTGGATGACACCAACCCACAGCAAGCAATTCGGTTGGGCTTAAGAATTATCAAAGGTTTAAGCAATGAAGGTGCGTTACTGCTCATTCAACACCGCCCGATTCAAGGCTATCAACATACCAATCAGCTTAAGCATATTGGTCTTAGTCAAAAGGATCTTAATGCCCTTGCCTCTGCAAACGCGATGCAAGCATTCGCACACAACCGCTATGCGACGCGTTGGCAGATGATGGATAATCTTTCAGATCTTCCTCTATTTGCCAATATGCATGATGACTCTCCCACCACACCCTCAGCACCTAGCGACATGGAGAACTTACTCGAAGATTACGCCGTCACAGGTCT comes from the Vibrio astriarenae genome and includes:
- a CDS encoding error-prone DNA polymerase; amino-acid sequence: MSYSELFCQSNFSFLTGASHPEELVRQADFLRYKAIAITDECSVAGIVRAHTAIKDHKLRIKQIVGSMLWLNQECQVILLCPSREAYAELCRIITNARRRAEKGSYELSEWDLMSIKHCLVIWLPQNKECDEYWVQWLNQHHSARLWLGVQRHLNNGEEAYIEHCKRLSREWQIPITACGGVLYHSADRLPLQHTLTAIKQGCSVDELGHQLTPNCEQALRNLEKLAHLFPKEWREEANHLADLCEFELKSLKYEYPSELVPNSYTPMQYLRALVANGERIRFPKGVPSDIRQTIDKELALIEEVKYPYYFLTIHDLVMFAKREGIFYQGRGSAANSVVCYCLEITSVDPRQISVLFERFISKERDEPPDIDVDFEHERREEVIQYIYKKYGRERAALAATVISYRFKSAVRDVGKALGINETQLDYFIKNVDRRDRSAGWQGQIIQLGLDPSTLKGQQFIALVNEILGFPRHLSQHVGGFVISSGPLYELVPVENAAMDERTVIQWDKDDLESLGLLKVDVLALGMLSAIRKCFALVHQHYGHRLTIADITRKHDDPDVYNMIQKADTVGVFQIESRAQMSMLPRLRPQTYYDLVIQIAIVRPGPIQGDMVHPFLKRRNRLEPVSYPSEEVKSVLSRTMGVPIFQEQVIKLAMVAAGFTGGEADQLRRAMAAWKKNGNLAKFEQKLIDGMKARGYEEAFAKQLFQQICGFGEYGFPESHSASFAVLAYCSAWLKFHYSTAFYTALLNSLPMGFYSPSQLIQDAQRHHINVFPVCVNQSTYDHRLDDTNPQQAIRLGLRIIKGLSNEGALLLIQHRPIQGYQHTNQLKHIGLSQKDLNALASANAMQAFAHNRYATRWQMMDNLSDLPLFANMHDDSPTTPSAPSDMENLLEDYAVTGLSLGEHPITLLDKSRLLPRFTRMNQLITKAHKSLVTVVGVVTGKQSPGTAGGVTFFTLEDDTGNINVVVWKATARAQKQAYLTAKVLMVKGILEREGEVTHVIAGRLIDMSDKLGQLNSHSREFH